From Nematostella vectensis chromosome 14, jaNemVect1.1, whole genome shotgun sequence, a single genomic window includes:
- the LOC5515966 gene encoding hemoglobin subunit alpha-D, with amino-acid sequence MGCGSSVVTQGKMPHLSGLKLECDMTYEQKYLIRETWKFLEVSKKEIGVSVYKRFLNMHPGLQTYFSEFKHIKIDNINGSHGHPRRLLMAIDNAVTALGDSDSFSAYLVELGRRHHGMNFRPGPTHFNDLRKCFLSVIKEILATASLWDFQVEEAWNRLFDSITAMMLRGIQLAKV; translated from the exons ATGGGTTGCGGAAGCTCTGTAGTTACGCAAGGGAAAATGCCGCATCTGAGCGGACTAAAACTCGAATGCGACATGACATACGAGCAGAAATATCTTATACGAGAAACGTGGAAATTCTTGGAAGTCTCAAAAAAGGAAATTGGAGTGTCAGTCTATAAAAG atttttgaaCATGCATCCAGGTCTACAGACGTATTTCAGTGAATTCAAACACATCAAAATCGATAACATTAACGGAAGTCACGGCCACCCGAGGCGGCTGCTAATGGCGATAGATAATGCCGTTACTGCTCTAGGCGATTCAGACAGTTTCTCCGCATACCTAGTAGAACTGGGAAGGAGACACCACGGCATGAACTTCCGGCCTGGCCCGACACAT TTCAACGACTTGCGCAAGTGTTTCCTGTCCGTTATTAAAGAAATCCTTGCCACGGCCTCCCTATGGGATTTCCAAGTTGAGGAGGCCTGGAACAGACTTTTCGATTCTATAACTGCCATGATGCTAAGGGGAATACAGCTGGCTAAAGTGTGA